In a genomic window of Festucalex cinctus isolate MCC-2025b chromosome 11, RoL_Fcin_1.0, whole genome shotgun sequence:
- the rbms1b gene encoding RNA-binding motif, single-stranded-interacting protein 1 isoform X1: protein MPSVQSPISLLSHPMAPPSPSNISSSTNNNNNSSSSSSSSTASWEQLSKTNLYIRGLSLSTTDHDLVKLCQPYGKIVSTKAILDKTTNKCKGYGFVDFDSPTAAQKAVAALKTSGIQAQMAKVRPPPDTWHRQRQQEQDPTNLYISNLPLSMDEQELENMLKHFGQVISTRILRDSSGASRGVGFARMESTEKCDAVIAHFNGKFIKTPAGVPAPAEPLLCKFADSGHKKRISQNKFVYNGRGWLRDGNARLAGMTLTYDPSAAAMQNGFFPPAYISNRMIAHTPLSSYMSPVSAYQVPSWMPHQPIIMQQHPGAVISPSMEPSLSLQPTSLMTPLAQQMSHMSLGNAGAFMATNTPMPGAYIPQYTHMHAAALPAEENGVASQVDTSGNPSSYAYQQAK, encoded by the exons ATGCCGTCAGTTCAG TCACCCATTAGCCTACTGTCCCATCCCATGGCTCCACCCAGTCCAAGTAACATCAGCAGCagcaccaacaacaacaacaacagcagcagcagtagcagcagcagcactgcAAGTTGGGAGCAACTCAGCAAAACCAACCTCTACATCCGAGGCTTGTCCCTGTCAACAACAGACCATGACCTGGTCAAACTCTGTCAGCC GTATGGCAAAATTGTATCAACAAAGGCCATCTTGGACAAGACtacaaacaaatgcaaag GATACGGCTTTGTGGATTTTGATAGTCCCACTGCAGCTCAGAAGGCTGTGGCTGCCCTAAAGACCAGCGGAATTCAAGCTCAGATGGCAAAG GTGAGGCCGCCGCCTGATACTTGGCATCGACAGAGG CAACAAGAACAAGACCCAACCAACTTGTACATCTCCAACCTGCCACTGTCAATGGACGAGCAGGAGCTGGAGAACATGCTGAAGCACTTTGGCCAGGTCATATCCACACGCATCTTGAGAGACTCAAGTGGAGCAAGCAGAGGAGTGGGCTTTGCCAG GATGGAGTCTACAGAAAAATGTGACGCAGTCATTGCTCACTTCAATGGCAAGTTCATCAAGACGCCCGCCGGTGTTCCAG CACCTGCTGAACCTTTGCTTTGCAAGTTTGCTGACAGCGGGCATAAAAAGAGAATAAGCCAAAACAAGTTTGTTTACAATGGTCGAGGTTGGCTAAGAGATGGAAACGCCAGACTG GCTGGAATGACACTCACATATGATCCCAGTGCCGCCGCAATGCAAAACGG ATTCTTCCCACCAGCGTACATTTCAAACAGGATGATTGCTCACACGCCCTTGTCCTCGTACATGTCGCCAGTTTCAGCATACCAG GTGCCATCTTGGATGCCCCATCAACCCATCATCATGCAGCAGCACCCT GGTGCAGTCATATCGCCCTCTATGGAGCCATCGTTGTCACTGCAGCCTACATCCCTAATGACTCCCCTGGCACAGCAAATGAGTCATATGTCTTTGGGCAATGCGGGAGCG TTCATGGCCACCAACACGCCCATGCCCGGTGCTTACATCCCCCAATACACGCACATGCATGCAGCAGCTCTTCCTGCAGAA GAAAACGGAGTCGCGTCTCAGGTGGACACGTCGGGCAACCCGTCCTCGTACGCCTACCAACAAGCCAAGTAG
- the rbms1b gene encoding RNA-binding motif, single-stranded-interacting protein 1 isoform X5: MAPPSPSNISSSTNNNNNSSSSSSSSTASWEQLSKTNLYIRGLSLSTTDHDLVKLCQPYGKIVSTKAILDKTTNKCKGYGFVDFDSPTAAQKAVAALKTSGIQAQMAKVRPPPDTWHRQRQQEQDPTNLYISNLPLSMDEQELENMLKHFGQVISTRILRDSSGASRGVGFARMESTEKCDAVIAHFNGKFIKTPAGVPAPAEPLLCKFADSGHKKRISQNKFVYNGRGWLRDGNARLAGMTLTYDPSAAAMQNGFFPPAYISNRMIAHTPLSSYMSPVSAYQVPSWMPHQPIIMQQHPGAVISPSMEPSLSLQPTSLMTPLAQQMSHMSLGNAGAFMATNTPMPGAYIPQYTHMHAAALPAEENGVASQVDTSGNPSSYAYQQAK; the protein is encoded by the exons ATGGCTCCACCCAGTCCAAGTAACATCAGCAGCagcaccaacaacaacaacaacagcagcagcagtagcagcagcagcactgcAAGTTGGGAGCAACTCAGCAAAACCAACCTCTACATCCGAGGCTTGTCCCTGTCAACAACAGACCATGACCTGGTCAAACTCTGTCAGCC GTATGGCAAAATTGTATCAACAAAGGCCATCTTGGACAAGACtacaaacaaatgcaaag GATACGGCTTTGTGGATTTTGATAGTCCCACTGCAGCTCAGAAGGCTGTGGCTGCCCTAAAGACCAGCGGAATTCAAGCTCAGATGGCAAAG GTGAGGCCGCCGCCTGATACTTGGCATCGACAGAGG CAACAAGAACAAGACCCAACCAACTTGTACATCTCCAACCTGCCACTGTCAATGGACGAGCAGGAGCTGGAGAACATGCTGAAGCACTTTGGCCAGGTCATATCCACACGCATCTTGAGAGACTCAAGTGGAGCAAGCAGAGGAGTGGGCTTTGCCAG GATGGAGTCTACAGAAAAATGTGACGCAGTCATTGCTCACTTCAATGGCAAGTTCATCAAGACGCCCGCCGGTGTTCCAG CACCTGCTGAACCTTTGCTTTGCAAGTTTGCTGACAGCGGGCATAAAAAGAGAATAAGCCAAAACAAGTTTGTTTACAATGGTCGAGGTTGGCTAAGAGATGGAAACGCCAGACTG GCTGGAATGACACTCACATATGATCCCAGTGCCGCCGCAATGCAAAACGG ATTCTTCCCACCAGCGTACATTTCAAACAGGATGATTGCTCACACGCCCTTGTCCTCGTACATGTCGCCAGTTTCAGCATACCAG GTGCCATCTTGGATGCCCCATCAACCCATCATCATGCAGCAGCACCCT GGTGCAGTCATATCGCCCTCTATGGAGCCATCGTTGTCACTGCAGCCTACATCCCTAATGACTCCCCTGGCACAGCAAATGAGTCATATGTCTTTGGGCAATGCGGGAGCG TTCATGGCCACCAACACGCCCATGCCCGGTGCTTACATCCCCCAATACACGCACATGCATGCAGCAGCTCTTCCTGCAGAA GAAAACGGAGTCGCGTCTCAGGTGGACACGTCGGGCAACCCGTCCTCGTACGCCTACCAACAAGCCAAGTAG
- the cd302 gene encoding CD302 antigen isoform X1: MELPQKSGRRPLSLTCCLCVFLLQLQAAWTGECPADGRTWVPFKDRCYHFVHGEEDKLKVYNFENAKSLCPNSELLTIQSAEENEFVIKYSPEVWKGEVNVWLGMYYDTNSEGMMWFDEQPVKFTNWEAGSSPSDFVPVETCVAVHSDTGKWERVSCLDDLENGVVCETAQKAEEAKKKSSGLLSGLVILCVIAIMVVSAVVWFLHQKQLPGSSLFTAFEYHPPFRAPDADRSCLVEADELDSGP; encoded by the exons ATGGAGTTGCCGCAGAAAAGTGGTCGTCGTCCTCTGTCCCTGACGTGctgcttgtgtgtgtttcttCTCCAGCTGCAGGCGGCTTGGACGGGGG AATGTCCTGCCGATGGACGCACCTGGGTGCCTTTTAAAGACAGATGCTACCACTTTGTGCACGGAGAAGAAGACAAACTCAAAGTGTATAATTTTGAGAATGCTAAAAGCCTCTGTCCAAACTCCG AGCTGCTGACCATCCAGAGTGCCGAGGAGAATGAATTTGTGATTAAATATAGTCCCGAGGTGTGGAAAGGCGAAGTCAACGTGTGGCTTGGAATGTATTACGATACAAACA GTGAAGGCATGATGTGGTTTGACGAGCAGCCGGTCAAGTTTACCAACTGGGAGGCGGGCTCGTCCCCGTCGGATTTCGTGCCCGTGGAAACGTGCGTGGCCGTGCACAGCGACACGGGCAAGTGGGAACGCGTCAGCTGCCTGGACGATCTGGAGAACGGCGTGGTCTGCGAGACGGCTCAGA aagcagAGGAAGCCAAAAAAA AATCCAGCGGCCTGCTGTCGGGGCTCGTCATTCTCTGCGTCATCGCCATCATGGTCGTCTCCGCCGTGGTTTGGTTCCTGCACCAGAAGCAACTTCCGGGCTCCTCCCTGTTCACGGCGTTCGAGTACCACCCGCCGTTCAGAGCGCCCGACGCCGACCGCTCCTGCCTGGTGGAGGCTGACGAGTTGGACAGCGGCCCGTAG
- the rbms1b gene encoding RNA-binding motif, single-stranded-interacting protein 1 isoform X2 yields MPSVQSPISLLSHPMAPPSPSNISSSTNNNNNSSSSSSSSTASWEQLSKTNLYIRGLSLSTTDHDLVKLCQPYGKIVSTKAILDKTTNKCKGYGFVDFDSPTAAQKAVAALKTSGIQAQMAKQQEQDPTNLYISNLPLSMDEQELENMLKHFGQVISTRILRDSSGASRGVGFARMESTEKCDAVIAHFNGKFIKTPAGVPAPAEPLLCKFADSGHKKRISQNKFVYNGRGWLRDGNARLAGMTLTYDPSAAAMQNGFFPPAYISNRMIAHTPLSSYMSPVSAYQVPSWMPHQPIIMQQHPGAVISPSMEPSLSLQPTSLMTPLAQQMSHMSLGNAGAFMATNTPMPGAYIPQYTHMHAAALPAEENGVASQVDTSGNPSSYAYQQAK; encoded by the exons ATGCCGTCAGTTCAG TCACCCATTAGCCTACTGTCCCATCCCATGGCTCCACCCAGTCCAAGTAACATCAGCAGCagcaccaacaacaacaacaacagcagcagcagtagcagcagcagcactgcAAGTTGGGAGCAACTCAGCAAAACCAACCTCTACATCCGAGGCTTGTCCCTGTCAACAACAGACCATGACCTGGTCAAACTCTGTCAGCC GTATGGCAAAATTGTATCAACAAAGGCCATCTTGGACAAGACtacaaacaaatgcaaag GATACGGCTTTGTGGATTTTGATAGTCCCACTGCAGCTCAGAAGGCTGTGGCTGCCCTAAAGACCAGCGGAATTCAAGCTCAGATGGCAAAG CAACAAGAACAAGACCCAACCAACTTGTACATCTCCAACCTGCCACTGTCAATGGACGAGCAGGAGCTGGAGAACATGCTGAAGCACTTTGGCCAGGTCATATCCACACGCATCTTGAGAGACTCAAGTGGAGCAAGCAGAGGAGTGGGCTTTGCCAG GATGGAGTCTACAGAAAAATGTGACGCAGTCATTGCTCACTTCAATGGCAAGTTCATCAAGACGCCCGCCGGTGTTCCAG CACCTGCTGAACCTTTGCTTTGCAAGTTTGCTGACAGCGGGCATAAAAAGAGAATAAGCCAAAACAAGTTTGTTTACAATGGTCGAGGTTGGCTAAGAGATGGAAACGCCAGACTG GCTGGAATGACACTCACATATGATCCCAGTGCCGCCGCAATGCAAAACGG ATTCTTCCCACCAGCGTACATTTCAAACAGGATGATTGCTCACACGCCCTTGTCCTCGTACATGTCGCCAGTTTCAGCATACCAG GTGCCATCTTGGATGCCCCATCAACCCATCATCATGCAGCAGCACCCT GGTGCAGTCATATCGCCCTCTATGGAGCCATCGTTGTCACTGCAGCCTACATCCCTAATGACTCCCCTGGCACAGCAAATGAGTCATATGTCTTTGGGCAATGCGGGAGCG TTCATGGCCACCAACACGCCCATGCCCGGTGCTTACATCCCCCAATACACGCACATGCATGCAGCAGCTCTTCCTGCAGAA GAAAACGGAGTCGCGTCTCAGGTGGACACGTCGGGCAACCCGTCCTCGTACGCCTACCAACAAGCCAAGTAG
- the rbms1b gene encoding RNA-binding motif, single-stranded-interacting protein 1 isoform X4, whose amino-acid sequence MIFSNTGNPLRTQFRKQSPISLLSHPMAPPSPSNISSSTNNNNNSSSSSSSSTASWEQLSKTNLYIRGLSLSTTDHDLVKLCQPYGKIVSTKAILDKTTNKCKGYGFVDFDSPTAAQKAVAALKTSGIQAQMAKQQEQDPTNLYISNLPLSMDEQELENMLKHFGQVISTRILRDSSGASRGVGFARMESTEKCDAVIAHFNGKFIKTPAGVPAPAEPLLCKFADSGHKKRISQNKFVYNGRGWLRDGNARLAGMTLTYDPSAAAMQNGFFPPAYISNRMIAHTPLSSYMSPVSAYQVPSWMPHQPIIMQQHPGAVISPSMEPSLSLQPTSLMTPLAQQMSHMSLGNAGAFMATNTPMPGAYIPQYTHMHAAALPAEENGVASQVDTSGNPSSYAYQQAK is encoded by the exons ATGATTTTTTCCAATACTGGAAACCCACTAAGGACTCAGTTCCGCAAACAG TCACCCATTAGCCTACTGTCCCATCCCATGGCTCCACCCAGTCCAAGTAACATCAGCAGCagcaccaacaacaacaacaacagcagcagcagtagcagcagcagcactgcAAGTTGGGAGCAACTCAGCAAAACCAACCTCTACATCCGAGGCTTGTCCCTGTCAACAACAGACCATGACCTGGTCAAACTCTGTCAGCC GTATGGCAAAATTGTATCAACAAAGGCCATCTTGGACAAGACtacaaacaaatgcaaag GATACGGCTTTGTGGATTTTGATAGTCCCACTGCAGCTCAGAAGGCTGTGGCTGCCCTAAAGACCAGCGGAATTCAAGCTCAGATGGCAAAG CAACAAGAACAAGACCCAACCAACTTGTACATCTCCAACCTGCCACTGTCAATGGACGAGCAGGAGCTGGAGAACATGCTGAAGCACTTTGGCCAGGTCATATCCACACGCATCTTGAGAGACTCAAGTGGAGCAAGCAGAGGAGTGGGCTTTGCCAG GATGGAGTCTACAGAAAAATGTGACGCAGTCATTGCTCACTTCAATGGCAAGTTCATCAAGACGCCCGCCGGTGTTCCAG CACCTGCTGAACCTTTGCTTTGCAAGTTTGCTGACAGCGGGCATAAAAAGAGAATAAGCCAAAACAAGTTTGTTTACAATGGTCGAGGTTGGCTAAGAGATGGAAACGCCAGACTG GCTGGAATGACACTCACATATGATCCCAGTGCCGCCGCAATGCAAAACGG ATTCTTCCCACCAGCGTACATTTCAAACAGGATGATTGCTCACACGCCCTTGTCCTCGTACATGTCGCCAGTTTCAGCATACCAG GTGCCATCTTGGATGCCCCATCAACCCATCATCATGCAGCAGCACCCT GGTGCAGTCATATCGCCCTCTATGGAGCCATCGTTGTCACTGCAGCCTACATCCCTAATGACTCCCCTGGCACAGCAAATGAGTCATATGTCTTTGGGCAATGCGGGAGCG TTCATGGCCACCAACACGCCCATGCCCGGTGCTTACATCCCCCAATACACGCACATGCATGCAGCAGCTCTTCCTGCAGAA GAAAACGGAGTCGCGTCTCAGGTGGACACGTCGGGCAACCCGTCCTCGTACGCCTACCAACAAGCCAAGTAG
- the cd302 gene encoding CD302 antigen isoform X2 — protein MELPQKSGRRPLSLTCCLCVFLLQLQAAWTGECPADGRTWVPFKDRCYHFVHGEEDKLKVYNFENAKSLCPNSELLTIQSAEENEFVIKYSPEVWKGEVNVWLGMYYDTNSEGMMWFDEQPVKFTNWEAGSSPSDFVPVETCVAVHSDTGKWERVSCLDDLENGVVCETAQTEEAKKKSSGLLSGLVILCVIAIMVVSAVVWFLHQKQLPGSSLFTAFEYHPPFRAPDADRSCLVEADELDSGP, from the exons ATGGAGTTGCCGCAGAAAAGTGGTCGTCGTCCTCTGTCCCTGACGTGctgcttgtgtgtgtttcttCTCCAGCTGCAGGCGGCTTGGACGGGGG AATGTCCTGCCGATGGACGCACCTGGGTGCCTTTTAAAGACAGATGCTACCACTTTGTGCACGGAGAAGAAGACAAACTCAAAGTGTATAATTTTGAGAATGCTAAAAGCCTCTGTCCAAACTCCG AGCTGCTGACCATCCAGAGTGCCGAGGAGAATGAATTTGTGATTAAATATAGTCCCGAGGTGTGGAAAGGCGAAGTCAACGTGTGGCTTGGAATGTATTACGATACAAACA GTGAAGGCATGATGTGGTTTGACGAGCAGCCGGTCAAGTTTACCAACTGGGAGGCGGGCTCGTCCCCGTCGGATTTCGTGCCCGTGGAAACGTGCGTGGCCGTGCACAGCGACACGGGCAAGTGGGAACGCGTCAGCTGCCTGGACGATCTGGAGAACGGCGTGGTCTGCGAGACGGCTCAGA cagAGGAAGCCAAAAAAA AATCCAGCGGCCTGCTGTCGGGGCTCGTCATTCTCTGCGTCATCGCCATCATGGTCGTCTCCGCCGTGGTTTGGTTCCTGCACCAGAAGCAACTTCCGGGCTCCTCCCTGTTCACGGCGTTCGAGTACCACCCGCCGTTCAGAGCGCCCGACGCCGACCGCTCCTGCCTGGTGGAGGCTGACGAGTTGGACAGCGGCCCGTAG
- the rbms1b gene encoding RNA-binding motif, single-stranded-interacting protein 1 isoform X3, protein MIFSNTGNPLRTQFRKQSPISLLSHPMAPPSPSNISSSTNNNNNSSSSSSSSTASWEQLSKTNLYIRGLSLSTTDHDLVKLCQPYGKIVSTKAILDKTTNKCKGYGFVDFDSPTAAQKAVAALKTSGIQAQMAKVRPPPDTWHRQRQQEQDPTNLYISNLPLSMDEQELENMLKHFGQVISTRILRDSSGASRGVGFARMESTEKCDAVIAHFNGKFIKTPAGVPAPAEPLLCKFADSGHKKRISQNKFVYNGRGWLRDGNARLAGMTLTYDPSAAAMQNGFFPPAYISNRMIAHTPLSSYMSPVSAYQVPSWMPHQPIIMQQHPGAVISPSMEPSLSLQPTSLMTPLAQQMSHMSLGNAGAFMATNTPMPGAYIPQYTHMHAAALPAEENGVASQVDTSGNPSSYAYQQAK, encoded by the exons ATGATTTTTTCCAATACTGGAAACCCACTAAGGACTCAGTTCCGCAAACAG TCACCCATTAGCCTACTGTCCCATCCCATGGCTCCACCCAGTCCAAGTAACATCAGCAGCagcaccaacaacaacaacaacagcagcagcagtagcagcagcagcactgcAAGTTGGGAGCAACTCAGCAAAACCAACCTCTACATCCGAGGCTTGTCCCTGTCAACAACAGACCATGACCTGGTCAAACTCTGTCAGCC GTATGGCAAAATTGTATCAACAAAGGCCATCTTGGACAAGACtacaaacaaatgcaaag GATACGGCTTTGTGGATTTTGATAGTCCCACTGCAGCTCAGAAGGCTGTGGCTGCCCTAAAGACCAGCGGAATTCAAGCTCAGATGGCAAAG GTGAGGCCGCCGCCTGATACTTGGCATCGACAGAGG CAACAAGAACAAGACCCAACCAACTTGTACATCTCCAACCTGCCACTGTCAATGGACGAGCAGGAGCTGGAGAACATGCTGAAGCACTTTGGCCAGGTCATATCCACACGCATCTTGAGAGACTCAAGTGGAGCAAGCAGAGGAGTGGGCTTTGCCAG GATGGAGTCTACAGAAAAATGTGACGCAGTCATTGCTCACTTCAATGGCAAGTTCATCAAGACGCCCGCCGGTGTTCCAG CACCTGCTGAACCTTTGCTTTGCAAGTTTGCTGACAGCGGGCATAAAAAGAGAATAAGCCAAAACAAGTTTGTTTACAATGGTCGAGGTTGGCTAAGAGATGGAAACGCCAGACTG GCTGGAATGACACTCACATATGATCCCAGTGCCGCCGCAATGCAAAACGG ATTCTTCCCACCAGCGTACATTTCAAACAGGATGATTGCTCACACGCCCTTGTCCTCGTACATGTCGCCAGTTTCAGCATACCAG GTGCCATCTTGGATGCCCCATCAACCCATCATCATGCAGCAGCACCCT GGTGCAGTCATATCGCCCTCTATGGAGCCATCGTTGTCACTGCAGCCTACATCCCTAATGACTCCCCTGGCACAGCAAATGAGTCATATGTCTTTGGGCAATGCGGGAGCG TTCATGGCCACCAACACGCCCATGCCCGGTGCTTACATCCCCCAATACACGCACATGCATGCAGCAGCTCTTCCTGCAGAA GAAAACGGAGTCGCGTCTCAGGTGGACACGTCGGGCAACCCGTCCTCGTACGCCTACCAACAAGCCAAGTAG